The window GATTGCTCGAATGCGGTATGTCGAGGCGCAGTGCAGGTTGTGCCGGCGCTGCAGGCGCCTGCGCCACGGTTGCTTGTTGTTGTGCCAACATGGGCACTTCCATCAACACCACAAGGCCGAAACTACGGAGCAGGGACATACTTCCTCTCACGCCCGCACCCCCGTGCCATCAGTCGCTACCAAGCCCGCTGTATCCCGATACATCCAGCCATCCCGCAGCTCAATCGTCCGCGTGCCATACTCCGCGTTTGTCTCCGAGTGCGTCACCTGAACTACGGTCGTACCTTCTTCGTTCAACCTTCGAAACAGTTGCATGATCTCCTTCGCCTGTTCGGAGTGCAGATTTCCCGTCGGTTCATCAGCCAACAAAAGGTCCGGTTTGTGAATGACCGCGCGCGCAATCCCTACTAATTGTTGCTGCCCACCTGAGAGCTGATTGGGGAACAAATCCTTCTTGCCAACGATATTGAAGCGGTCCAGCGTATCTGCAACCAAAGCCTGACGCTCCAACTTTGGAATGTCTTTGTAAGACAATGGCAGGTCGATGTTCTCCGCAACCGTCAGATCGTCCAGCAGGTGATAGCTTTGAAAGACCATGCCGATTCTCCGTCGCGC is drawn from Edaphobacter lichenicola and contains these coding sequences:
- a CDS encoding ABC transporter ATP-binding protein; this translates as MIELKQMERSYKTGHTETWVLRRISLTIREGEFVTVMGPSGAGKSSLLNVLAMLDDQWKGEFHFAGEAVHAMNRKQRAELARRRIGMVFQSYHLLDDLTVAENIDLPLSYKDIPKLERQALVADTLDRFNIVGKKDLFPNQLSGGQQQLVGIARAVIHKPDLLLADEPTGNLHSEQAKEIMQLFRRLNEEGTTVVQVTHSETNAEYGTRTIELRDGWMYRDTAGLVATDGTGVRA